TCAAAATTAATAACTTTTGAATATGAAAAATAATCTTGAATTGAATAATTTGGGTTATAATGATGACCTTAAAATTTGACAAGACAAGACAAGCTTTAATTATTCAGTTGATACTATTTTGCTAGGAAATTTCATCACCTTAACTAAAAAAGTAAAACTAGCACTTGAAATAGGAACAAATAACGGTGCACTCGCAATTTTTGTTGCTCATCGAAAAAAAGACTTAATTATTGATGCAATTGAAATTAATGAAAAAGCCATTAATTTAGCGAAAACAAACGTTGAAATCAATAAAAAAGAAAGTCAAATTAATCTAATTTGTGCTGATTTTAATCAGTTTTGAGTTGAACATAATAAAAAACAGTCACGAAAATACGACTTAATTTTTGCTAATCCTCCTTATTTTAAAGTCGGAACCAAAAAAATCCGCAATGTTAGCCCTGAGTTTAAAAATGCAATTTATGAATTTAGCCTTAATTTATCGCAATTAATTTTAGGGGCAAGCAAAATTATTCAAGACAAAGGAAGACTGTCACTGGTTTTACCAATCGAGAGATTTA
The sequence above is a segment of the Mesomycoplasma ovipneumoniae genome. Coding sequences within it:
- a CDS encoding tRNA1(Val) (adenine(37)-N6)-methyltransferase — encoded protein: MKNNLELNNLGYNDDLKIWQDKTSFNYSVDTILLGNFITLTKKVKLALEIGTNNGALAIFVAHRKKDLIIDAIEINEKAINLAKTNVEINKKESQINLICADFNQFWVEHNKKQSRKYDLIFANPPYFKVGTKKIRNVSPEFKNAIYEFSLNLSQLILGASKIIQDKGRLSLVLPIERFIDVIEFLRQGRFEPKRVQFVMARVGSSPKFVLIESDFNAQWGTQFLHNLYLHPNNKNEHVYRKEIQKLYVARKVKNG